The following coding sequences are from one Clarias gariepinus isolate MV-2021 ecotype Netherlands chromosome 19, CGAR_prim_01v2, whole genome shotgun sequence window:
- the LOC128507487 gene encoding complement factor B-like isoform X1 encodes MQSVVFWSLFFLVILSHCPFLYGAPSLSQCPDTNLGITGGRYILSKGYNDGSILRYICPEGFYPYPVKKRECDRGQWDPNPNKKPPVCKKITCPNPNVLENGAVQPVKPFYYVNDTTTYKCNSDYTFRGSATRVCQVNGKWSGGTPICSHNTDHCPDPGTPPGASREGHIFNIDDKVTYTCAKNLKLIGSKVRVCQDGGEWSGKEPECYADFTYDTPEEVAEAFSSSLKTTLTINEESETVQAGKKIRLEKGGKLDIYIALDASDSIDEEDFNKTKDVIKKLITKISYYEAFPNYEIIIFATDVTKVVNITDYKRKETTLKDVLTLLDNYNYGDKGQKSGTNIRKAYEAIRDSISFEKAHNKTAFDETQQVVIMFTDGIANMGGNPTPVVEEIRQTVFNNDEKRDKYLDLYAFGVGEDVEKGKIDEWVTKRDTHEKYFFILQDMEAVGKTLDEMIDESTSVSLCGLYKDYYDPDLRSTYRYTYPWLIKISITHESGTANCIGSLVTPKFILTAAHCFRFDDSPDKILLATPDYRDIGKLEVERFLLHPDYNIKKKAAENITEFYEYDVALIELKKSVQVSPDIRPICIPCTEETNGALQLSASDATCAKHREVLLNHDLVKAHFITHHLEKRGQKPKQDVQIRQGHQRDGCFNQAEKILKIDQEKSKKMITDNFLCTGGASQNYIDDVTCSGDSGGATFVERNRLIQVGVISWGLEDTCVTSGDRIDTRDFHVDLFDPKVRDFLQDYLGDEDIDTPLHFL; translated from the exons ATGCAGTCTGTGGTTTTttggagtttattttttttggtgattttaAGCCATTGCCCCTTTCTATACG GGGCTCCGTCTTTATCTCAGTGCCCTGACACTAATTTGGGTATCACTGGGGGCCGTTACATCCTCTCTAAAGGGTATAATGATGGTAGTATCCTGAGATACATCTGTCCAGAAGGGTTTTATCCATATCCTGTAAAAAAACGTGAATGTGACAGAGGCCAGTGGGATCCCAACCCTAACAAAAAACCCCCAGTGTGCAAGA AAATCACATGTCCTAATCCAAATGTTCTGGAAAATGGAGCTGTGCAACCTGTTAAACCGTTCTACTATGTGAACGACACAACCACCTATAAATGTAATTCTGATTACACATTTCGAGGATCTGCCACCCGTGTGTGTCAGGTCAATGGCAAGTGGAGCGGTGGCACACCAATCTGTAGTCATAACA CTGATCACTGCCCTGACCCTGGTACTCCACCAGGTGCCAGCAGAGAAGGTCACATTTTTAACATCGATGACAAAGTTACCTACACCTGTGCTAAGAATCTAAAACTAATAGGTTCcaaagtgcgtgtgtgtcagGATGGTGGCGAATGGTCAGGAAAAGAGCCGGAGTGTTATG ccGATTTTACATACGACACTCCTGAAGAAGTAGCAGAGGCTTTTAGCAGTTCTTTAAAGACTACTTTAACCATTAATGAGGAATCAG aaacagttcaAGCTGGAAAGAAAATTCGTTTGGAAAAGGGAGGAAAACTTGACATCTATATTGCCCTGGATGCATCTGACAGCATAGACGAGGAAGATTTTAATAAGACAAAGGATGTCATCAAGAAGCTCATAACAAAG ATAAGCTATTATGAGGCTTTTCCGAATtatgaaatcattatttttgCCACAGATGTGACAAAAGTTgttaatattactgattacaaGAGGAAAGAAACAACGTTAAAAGATGTTCTCACATTGCTAGATAATTATAATTATGGTG ATAAAGGACAGAAATCAGGAACCAACATTCGCAAAGCTTATGAAGCTATACGAGACAGTATCAGTTTTGAGAAGGCGCATAATAAGACAGCATTCGATGAGACACAGCAAGTCGTAATCATGTTCACTGATG GTATTGCCAATATGGGAGGAAACCCCACTCCTGTAGTTGAGGAAATCAGGCAAACAGTTTTCAATAATGATGAAAAACGGGATAAATATCTTG ATCTGTATGCATTTGGAGTGGGTGAAGATGTTGAGAAAGGCAAAATTGATGAGTGGGTGACCAAAAGAGACACCCATGAAAAGTATTTTTTCATACTACAAGACATGGAGGCAGTTGGAAAAACTTTAGATGAAATGATtg ATGAGAGCACtagtgtgtctctgtgtggacTCTACAAAGACTACTATGATCCTGATCTTAGATCAACCTATCGTTACACATACCCCTGGCTGATTAAGATATCTATAACT CATGAGAGTGGCACAGCAAACTGTATAGGATCACTGGTCACTCCCAAGTTTATTCTAACTGCTGCCCATTGCTTCAGGTTTGATGATAGTCCTGACAAAATACTACTTGCAACACCTGATTATAGAG atatagGAAAATTAGAGGTGGAGAGGTTCCTTCTTCATCCCGACTACAATATCAAAAAGAAGGCAGCAGAGAATATAACAGAGTTTTATGAATATGATGTGGCTCTTATAGAGTTAAAGAAAAGTGTGCAAGTCAGTCCAGACATCAG ACCTATTTGTATTCCCTGCACTGAGGAGACGAATGGAGCTCTACAACTGTCTGCTAGTGACGCAACATGTGCAAAACATA gGGAAGTGCTGTTGAACCATGATCTTGTGAAGGCACATTTCATAACACATCATTTAGAAAAGAGAGGACAAAAACCAAAACAAGATGTCCAAATCAGACAGGGGCATCAG AGAGATGGATGCTTTAACCAGGCTGAAAAGATATTAAAAATCGACCAGGAAAAATCAAAGAAGATGATTACAGATAACTTTTTATGCACTGGCGGAGCTTCACAAAACTACATAGATGACGTTACTTGCAGCG GTGACTCTGGTGGAGCTACGTTTGTGGAAAGAAACCGTTTGATTCAG GTTGGAGTCATCAGCTGGGGTCTGGAGGACACATGTGTTACTAGTGGGGATCGTATAGATACCAGAGACTTCCATGTAGACCTCTTTGATCCAAAAGTGCGAGACTTTCTTCAAGACTATCTGGGCGATGAAGACATAGATACACCTCTACACTTTTTATAA
- the LOC128507487 gene encoding complement factor B-like isoform X2, translating to MQSVVFWSLFFLVILSHCPFLYGAPSLSQCPDTNLGITGGRYILSKGYNDGSILRYICPEGFYPYPVKKRECDRGQWDPNPNKKPPVCKKITCPNPNVLENGAVQPVKPFYYVNDTTTYKCNSDYTFRGSATRVCQVNGKWSGGTPICSHNTDHCPDPGTPPGASREGHIFNIDDKVTYTCAKNLKLIGSKVRVCQDGGEWSGKEPECYADFTYDTPEEVAEAFSSSLKTTLTINEESVQAGKKIRLEKGGKLDIYIALDASDSIDEEDFNKTKDVIKKLITKISYYEAFPNYEIIIFATDVTKVVNITDYKRKETTLKDVLTLLDNYNYGDKGQKSGTNIRKAYEAIRDSISFEKAHNKTAFDETQQVVIMFTDGIANMGGNPTPVVEEIRQTVFNNDEKRDKYLDLYAFGVGEDVEKGKIDEWVTKRDTHEKYFFILQDMEAVGKTLDEMIDESTSVSLCGLYKDYYDPDLRSTYRYTYPWLIKISITHESGTANCIGSLVTPKFILTAAHCFRFDDSPDKILLATPDYRDIGKLEVERFLLHPDYNIKKKAAENITEFYEYDVALIELKKSVQVSPDIRPICIPCTEETNGALQLSASDATCAKHREVLLNHDLVKAHFITHHLEKRGQKPKQDVQIRQGHQRDGCFNQAEKILKIDQEKSKKMITDNFLCTGGASQNYIDDVTCSGDSGGATFVERNRLIQVGVISWGLEDTCVTSGDRIDTRDFHVDLFDPKVRDFLQDYLGDEDIDTPLHFL from the exons ATGCAGTCTGTGGTTTTttggagtttattttttttggtgattttaAGCCATTGCCCCTTTCTATACG GGGCTCCGTCTTTATCTCAGTGCCCTGACACTAATTTGGGTATCACTGGGGGCCGTTACATCCTCTCTAAAGGGTATAATGATGGTAGTATCCTGAGATACATCTGTCCAGAAGGGTTTTATCCATATCCTGTAAAAAAACGTGAATGTGACAGAGGCCAGTGGGATCCCAACCCTAACAAAAAACCCCCAGTGTGCAAGA AAATCACATGTCCTAATCCAAATGTTCTGGAAAATGGAGCTGTGCAACCTGTTAAACCGTTCTACTATGTGAACGACACAACCACCTATAAATGTAATTCTGATTACACATTTCGAGGATCTGCCACCCGTGTGTGTCAGGTCAATGGCAAGTGGAGCGGTGGCACACCAATCTGTAGTCATAACA CTGATCACTGCCCTGACCCTGGTACTCCACCAGGTGCCAGCAGAGAAGGTCACATTTTTAACATCGATGACAAAGTTACCTACACCTGTGCTAAGAATCTAAAACTAATAGGTTCcaaagtgcgtgtgtgtcagGATGGTGGCGAATGGTCAGGAAAAGAGCCGGAGTGTTATG ccGATTTTACATACGACACTCCTGAAGAAGTAGCAGAGGCTTTTAGCAGTTCTTTAAAGACTACTTTAACCATTAATGAGGAATCAG ttcaAGCTGGAAAGAAAATTCGTTTGGAAAAGGGAGGAAAACTTGACATCTATATTGCCCTGGATGCATCTGACAGCATAGACGAGGAAGATTTTAATAAGACAAAGGATGTCATCAAGAAGCTCATAACAAAG ATAAGCTATTATGAGGCTTTTCCGAATtatgaaatcattatttttgCCACAGATGTGACAAAAGTTgttaatattactgattacaaGAGGAAAGAAACAACGTTAAAAGATGTTCTCACATTGCTAGATAATTATAATTATGGTG ATAAAGGACAGAAATCAGGAACCAACATTCGCAAAGCTTATGAAGCTATACGAGACAGTATCAGTTTTGAGAAGGCGCATAATAAGACAGCATTCGATGAGACACAGCAAGTCGTAATCATGTTCACTGATG GTATTGCCAATATGGGAGGAAACCCCACTCCTGTAGTTGAGGAAATCAGGCAAACAGTTTTCAATAATGATGAAAAACGGGATAAATATCTTG ATCTGTATGCATTTGGAGTGGGTGAAGATGTTGAGAAAGGCAAAATTGATGAGTGGGTGACCAAAAGAGACACCCATGAAAAGTATTTTTTCATACTACAAGACATGGAGGCAGTTGGAAAAACTTTAGATGAAATGATtg ATGAGAGCACtagtgtgtctctgtgtggacTCTACAAAGACTACTATGATCCTGATCTTAGATCAACCTATCGTTACACATACCCCTGGCTGATTAAGATATCTATAACT CATGAGAGTGGCACAGCAAACTGTATAGGATCACTGGTCACTCCCAAGTTTATTCTAACTGCTGCCCATTGCTTCAGGTTTGATGATAGTCCTGACAAAATACTACTTGCAACACCTGATTATAGAG atatagGAAAATTAGAGGTGGAGAGGTTCCTTCTTCATCCCGACTACAATATCAAAAAGAAGGCAGCAGAGAATATAACAGAGTTTTATGAATATGATGTGGCTCTTATAGAGTTAAAGAAAAGTGTGCAAGTCAGTCCAGACATCAG ACCTATTTGTATTCCCTGCACTGAGGAGACGAATGGAGCTCTACAACTGTCTGCTAGTGACGCAACATGTGCAAAACATA gGGAAGTGCTGTTGAACCATGATCTTGTGAAGGCACATTTCATAACACATCATTTAGAAAAGAGAGGACAAAAACCAAAACAAGATGTCCAAATCAGACAGGGGCATCAG AGAGATGGATGCTTTAACCAGGCTGAAAAGATATTAAAAATCGACCAGGAAAAATCAAAGAAGATGATTACAGATAACTTTTTATGCACTGGCGGAGCTTCACAAAACTACATAGATGACGTTACTTGCAGCG GTGACTCTGGTGGAGCTACGTTTGTGGAAAGAAACCGTTTGATTCAG GTTGGAGTCATCAGCTGGGGTCTGGAGGACACATGTGTTACTAGTGGGGATCGTATAGATACCAGAGACTTCCATGTAGACCTCTTTGATCCAAAAGTGCGAGACTTTCTTCAAGACTATCTGGGCGATGAAGACATAGATACACCTCTACACTTTTTATAA